Proteins encoded together in one Rhizobium bangladeshense window:
- a CDS encoding L,D-transpeptidase family protein, whose product MTFVLKGAVSALAISCGLAAMSAAPAHAYTLMDMLRGDRQRTQNTIFMDQMPPGRVAPRGSAGGSLGLDPEAPLPKVSGPRYYTYKTEALQFVDTSKFADPIVTGAVAEVSPASDSGTEPVVQRRFLAQARVRANADVAKALEAYYGDNRNPLVWIDGNQISERAKSAIAALADAASVGLDPADYAVQTPTVDPANPDPAVRDRAMMQFELELSGKVLAFVQDTVRGRIDPNKISGYHDFQRKAVNLAPVLKLARMSPNAGAYIASRSPDSPQFEALKAELAKLRAAGGSEEQIVISLTGLLRPGDSSPEIANIVKALQKHGSETLKTDHAATLAAYAGGSDYSPEIVALVEDFQKERGLKPDGVIGQATVRAMTGGDTNASKIDKLVVAMEQARWLPEDLGSRYVMINQPAYMAYYHNDGKEQLSMRVVVGGKNNQTYFFNDQIETVEFNPFWGVPQSIIINEMLPKLRSDPNYLDQLGYEVEVNGHAVASSSVDWYGSTANVSVRQPPSSDNALGELKILFPNSHAIYMHDTPSKSFFKRDMRALSHGCVRLANPRAMAAAVLGTTMDDIARQIASGQNHAVKVPQKIPVYVSYFTAWPNKDGVVEYFDDVYGRDAYVEKAFDATSKARGAQI is encoded by the coding sequence ATGACGTTCGTTTTGAAAGGTGCGGTATCCGCATTGGCAATTTCCTGCGGGCTGGCGGCAATGAGTGCCGCTCCCGCGCATGCCTATACGCTGATGGATATGCTGCGCGGCGACAGGCAGCGGACCCAGAACACCATCTTCATGGACCAGATGCCGCCCGGGCGCGTGGCGCCGCGTGGCAGCGCCGGCGGATCGCTTGGGCTCGACCCGGAGGCGCCGCTGCCGAAGGTGAGCGGCCCACGCTATTACACCTACAAGACCGAAGCCCTGCAGTTCGTCGATACCAGCAAGTTCGCCGATCCGATCGTCACAGGTGCGGTTGCAGAGGTTTCGCCGGCGAGCGATTCCGGCACGGAACCGGTGGTGCAGCGCCGCTTCCTGGCACAGGCCAGGGTTCGCGCCAATGCCGACGTCGCCAAGGCGCTCGAAGCTTATTATGGCGACAACCGCAACCCGCTCGTCTGGATTGACGGCAACCAGATCAGCGAGCGCGCCAAGTCGGCGATAGCCGCGCTGGCCGATGCGGCTTCCGTTGGCCTCGACCCAGCCGATTATGCCGTCCAGACGCCGACTGTCGATCCGGCCAATCCTGATCCTGCCGTGCGCGACCGGGCGATGATGCAGTTCGAGCTCGAACTTTCGGGCAAGGTGCTTGCCTTCGTGCAGGACACGGTCCGCGGCCGCATCGATCCAAACAAGATTTCCGGCTATCACGATTTTCAGCGCAAGGCGGTCAATCTGGCGCCGGTGCTGAAGCTCGCCCGCATGAGCCCTAACGCCGGCGCCTATATCGCGAGCCGTTCGCCTGATAGCCCGCAGTTCGAGGCTCTGAAGGCGGAGCTCGCCAAGCTTCGTGCCGCCGGCGGGAGTGAGGAGCAGATCGTCATTTCGCTCACCGGGTTGCTCAGACCCGGCGACAGCTCGCCCGAGATCGCCAACATCGTCAAAGCGCTGCAGAAGCACGGGTCCGAGACGCTGAAGACCGATCATGCGGCGACGCTTGCAGCCTATGCGGGCGGCAGCGACTATTCGCCCGAGATCGTCGCACTGGTCGAGGACTTCCAGAAAGAGCGCGGCCTGAAGCCGGATGGTGTGATCGGACAGGCGACGGTGCGCGCCATGACCGGGGGCGACACAAATGCTTCGAAGATCGACAAGCTCGTCGTCGCCATGGAGCAGGCGCGCTGGCTGCCTGAGGATCTTGGTTCCCGCTACGTCATGATCAATCAGCCGGCCTATATGGCCTACTACCATAATGACGGCAAGGAACAGCTGTCGATGCGGGTGGTGGTCGGTGGCAAGAACAACCAGACCTATTTCTTCAACGACCAGATCGAGACGGTGGAATTCAACCCGTTCTGGGGCGTGCCGCAGTCGATCATCATCAACGAGATGCTGCCGAAGCTGCGATCGGACCCGAACTACCTCGATCAGCTCGGTTATGAGGTTGAGGTGAATGGCCATGCTGTCGCCTCGTCCAGCGTCGACTGGTACGGATCAACGGCGAATGTTTCGGTGCGCCAGCCGCCAAGCAGCGATAACGCCCTCGGCGAACTAAAAATCCTGTTCCCGAACAGCCACGCGATCTACATGCACGATACGCCCTCGAAGAGCTTCTTCAAGCGCGACATGCGGGCGCTCAGCCATGGTTGTGTGCGCCTTGCAAACCCGCGTGCAATGGCAGCCGCCGTGCTCGGTACGACAATGGACGACATCGCCAGGCAGATCGCCAGCGGACAGAACCATGCGGTGAAGGTGCCACAGAAGATCCCGGTTTATGTCTCCTATTTCACCGCCTGGCCGAACAAGGACGGCGTGGTGGAATATTTCGACGACGTTTACGGCCGTGACGCCTATGTCGAGAAGGCTTTCGATGCCACGAGCAAGGCGCGTGGGGCGCAGATCTGA
- a CDS encoding cysteine hydrolase family protein — MSNRYSIAAQPEAISFDQDRTAVMVIDMQNDFGSRGGMFDLAGLDISPIQCLVPPIALLLEAARKAGLLIVYTRQEHNSDLSDAGNDDSAHRIKHRRMNIGRAVTAPDGSESMVLVRDTWNTAIVPELAPQPGDVVISKHRYSAFFETPLDAILRTRRINTLIFVGATTSICVESTVRDATFRDYRPVVLRDCTAELIAADAARSNHEATLLAIELLFGWTAESGDVIQSLLAEAAG; from the coding sequence ATGTCAAACAGATATTCTATCGCAGCACAGCCTGAAGCGATCAGCTTCGATCAGGATCGGACGGCCGTCATGGTGATCGACATGCAGAATGACTTCGGCAGCCGCGGCGGAATGTTCGATCTTGCCGGCCTTGATATTTCGCCGATCCAGTGCCTCGTTCCGCCGATCGCGCTGCTCCTCGAAGCGGCGCGAAAGGCCGGTCTTCTGATCGTCTACACCAGACAGGAGCACAATTCCGATCTCTCTGATGCCGGAAATGACGATTCCGCCCATCGAATAAAGCACAGGCGCATGAATATCGGGCGGGCCGTCACGGCACCCGATGGCAGCGAAAGCATGGTTCTGGTTCGCGATACGTGGAATACGGCCATCGTTCCGGAACTAGCGCCTCAGCCAGGCGACGTCGTGATTTCCAAACATCGATACAGTGCGTTCTTCGAGACGCCGCTCGATGCCATTCTGCGGACCAGGCGGATCAACACGCTCATATTCGTTGGGGCGACTACCAGCATATGCGTCGAATCGACGGTCCGGGACGCAACTTTTCGGGATTACCGTCCCGTCGTGCTTCGCGACTGCACCGCTGAATTGATCGCCGCCGATGCTGCCCGCAGCAATCATGAGGCGACGCTGCTCGCAATCGAGCTGCTTTTCGGCTGGACGGCAGAATCCGGCGACGTGATTCAAAGTCTGCTTGCCGAGGCTGCCGGGTAG
- a CDS encoding HAD family hydrolase: protein MTPAPAPLVVFDLDGTLLDTHTDLVESLNHTIAALGLEPVTYDDLTHLVGQGARVMIERACRLRGHPLSADTLPPLVERFVAHYAGNMPGHTQPYPGLIAAMDLLKSGGYRLAVCTNKMESLARGLIEKLGLTGYFDAITGGDTFEYRKPDARHLTSTIERAGGDVSRTVMVGDSINDIAVAKNAGVPSIAVPFGYSDVPVNTLGPDHIITHFDELTTELVERLLGEYAEKVAV from the coding sequence TTGACTCCTGCACCCGCTCCGCTCGTCGTCTTTGATCTCGACGGCACGCTCCTCGACACGCATACCGACCTGGTCGAAAGCCTGAACCATACGATTGCAGCCCTCGGGCTTGAACCGGTCACTTATGACGACCTCACCCATCTTGTCGGCCAGGGCGCGCGCGTCATGATCGAGCGCGCCTGCCGGCTGCGCGGCCATCCGCTCTCAGCGGACACCCTGCCGCCGCTGGTCGAACGCTTCGTCGCCCATTATGCCGGCAATATGCCGGGCCATACCCAACCCTATCCCGGCCTGATCGCCGCGATGGACCTGCTGAAATCGGGCGGCTATAGGCTCGCCGTCTGCACCAACAAGATGGAGAGCCTCGCGCGCGGCCTGATCGAGAAGCTTGGTCTCACCGGCTATTTCGACGCCATCACCGGCGGCGACACCTTCGAATACCGAAAACCCGACGCGCGTCACCTCACATCTACCATCGAGCGCGCCGGTGGCGATGTTTCCCGGACTGTAATGGTCGGCGACAGCATCAACGACATCGCTGTCGCTAAAAACGCCGGCGTGCCGTCGATCGCCGTGCCTTTCGGCTATTCCGATGTGCCGGTGAACACCCTAGGACCAGACCACATCATCACCCATTTCGATGAGCTGACAACGGAATTGGTCGAAAGACTATTAGGGGAATATGCGGAAAAGGTTGCTGTTTGA
- a CDS encoding Ig-like domain-containing protein — protein MTKAKPTANDDLFISFEHDPIRGNLLDNDNDPEGAPLYLRFFDGVRVDAKQGPTQETIIQGKYGTFTVRPDGHFTYELDYTLDVVKNLRAHEQLIEEIRYKISDGAGGTDVGILTQAIDGVNEEDKYHETLDFDDMGVLSRADNFSLPNYRGFALSVNGSHEVTLLNGIVYDTIAGVDAITEDGFSDTVLSPGSAPVSLKLLDGGEFTFQSVSIAEVSAAPFHLTLTALNGGQIVYQQELEVTGASLEVTLEDIEEIRFDFMGNSVVMDNFSLLV, from the coding sequence ATGACCAAAGCAAAGCCAACTGCTAACGACGACCTCTTTATTTCTTTCGAACATGATCCGATCAGAGGGAACCTTCTCGACAACGACAACGATCCCGAGGGTGCGCCGCTCTATCTTCGTTTTTTCGATGGTGTCCGCGTCGATGCGAAACAGGGACCGACGCAGGAGACGATCATACAAGGGAAATACGGCACGTTCACCGTGCGGCCCGATGGTCATTTCACCTACGAGCTGGATTACACGCTCGACGTGGTGAAGAACCTGCGGGCGCACGAACAGCTGATTGAAGAGATCCGCTACAAGATCTCCGATGGCGCCGGGGGAACGGACGTCGGCATTTTGACGCAGGCGATAGACGGCGTCAACGAAGAGGACAAGTACCATGAGACTCTGGATTTCGACGATATGGGCGTCTTATCGAGGGCAGATAATTTCTCCCTTCCCAATTACCGTGGCTTTGCGCTCTCCGTGAACGGCAGCCATGAAGTGACGCTTCTGAACGGTATCGTCTATGATACGATCGCGGGCGTCGACGCCATCACCGAGGACGGGTTCAGCGATACCGTTCTATCGCCGGGTTCTGCGCCCGTAAGCTTGAAGCTGCTCGATGGCGGGGAATTCACCTTTCAGAGCGTTTCGATCGCCGAAGTGTCGGCAGCGCCCTTCCACCTGACGCTCACTGCCCTGAATGGCGGGCAGATCGTCTATCAGCAGGAACTCGAGGTCACCGGCGCCAGTCTCGAGGTCACTCTTGAAGACATCGAAGAAATCCGTTTCGACTTCATGGGCAATTCGGTCGTCATGGACAATTTTTCGCTGCTGGTTTGA
- a CDS encoding acylphosphatase gives MSDHYKAVRVRISGRVQGVGFRMWTRGEASRLGVTGWVRNEADGSVAALVAGSDSAISTMIERLRSGPAGASVSGVETEAVRLEQMPAEFRITG, from the coding sequence ATGTCCGATCATTACAAGGCTGTGCGAGTGCGCATATCAGGGAGAGTCCAGGGCGTCGGGTTTCGCATGTGGACGCGCGGCGAGGCGTCACGGCTTGGGGTCACTGGTTGGGTGCGCAACGAAGCGGACGGATCTGTGGCCGCCTTGGTCGCTGGATCCGATAGCGCGATTTCGACAATGATCGAACGTTTGAGAAGCGGGCCGGCCGGGGCATCGGTTTCAGGCGTCGAGACTGAAGCGGTCCGGCTTGAGCAAATGCCCGCGGAGTTCCGTATCACCGGCTGA
- the gor gene encoding glutathione-disulfide reductase: MSSYDYDLFVIGGGSGGVRAARVAASLGKKVAIAEEYRYGGTCVIRGCVPKKLFVYASQFHEHFEDAAGFGWTVGKSSFDWKKLVAAKDVEIARLEGLYKKGLAGANAEILETRAELVDANTVRLMKTGQTVTAKTIVIATGGRPNPHVALPGHELCISSNDAFHLDELPKSIVIAGGGYIAVEFANIFHGLGVGTTLIYRGAEILSRFDEDLRRGLHEAMVDKGIRILCHDTLQQVSKAEDGLVLETLNNGTLQADVVMLALGRDPNTEGLGLEAAGVAVDERGAIIVDEYSRTNIENIYALGDVTNRVQLTPVAIHEAMCFIETEYKNNPTRPDHELIPTAVFSQPEIGTVGLSEEEAAKRYGELEVYRAQFRPLKATLSGRRERMIMKLIVDSASRRVVGAHILGHDAGEMAQLLGVTLKAGCTKDDFDRTMALHPTAAEELVTMYAPSYRIRDGKRL, encoded by the coding sequence ATGTCTTCCTATGATTACGACCTCTTCGTCATCGGCGGTGGTTCCGGAGGCGTGCGCGCCGCGCGCGTCGCCGCCTCGCTCGGCAAGAAGGTGGCAATCGCCGAGGAATATCGCTACGGCGGCACCTGCGTCATCCGCGGCTGCGTGCCGAAGAAACTCTTCGTCTATGCCTCGCAGTTCCACGAACATTTCGAGGATGCGGCGGGCTTCGGCTGGACTGTCGGCAAAAGCAGCTTCGACTGGAAGAAGCTGGTGGCCGCCAAGGATGTAGAAATCGCCCGGCTGGAAGGCCTCTACAAGAAGGGACTGGCCGGCGCCAATGCCGAGATCCTGGAAACGCGCGCCGAACTTGTCGATGCCAATACGGTGCGGCTTATGAAAACAGGGCAGACGGTAACGGCAAAGACGATCGTTATCGCGACCGGCGGACGCCCGAACCCGCATGTCGCACTTCCGGGTCACGAGCTTTGCATTTCCTCCAACGACGCCTTTCATCTCGACGAACTGCCGAAATCGATCGTGATCGCAGGCGGCGGTTACATCGCCGTCGAATTCGCGAATATCTTCCATGGCCTCGGCGTGGGAACGACGCTGATCTATCGCGGCGCCGAAATCCTGTCTCGCTTCGATGAGGATCTGAGGCGGGGGCTGCATGAGGCCATGGTCGACAAGGGCATCCGCATTCTCTGCCACGATACGCTGCAGCAGGTTTCGAAGGCCGAGGACGGGCTCGTTCTCGAGACGCTGAACAACGGTACGCTGCAGGCCGATGTCGTCATGCTGGCGCTCGGGCGCGATCCGAATACAGAGGGGCTTGGCCTCGAGGCGGCCGGCGTTGCCGTCGACGAGCGCGGCGCCATCATCGTCGACGAATATTCCCGCACCAACATCGAAAACATTTACGCGCTCGGCGATGTGACCAATCGGGTACAGTTGACGCCGGTGGCGATCCACGAGGCGATGTGCTTCATCGAGACCGAGTACAAGAACAATCCGACCCGGCCGGACCATGAGCTGATCCCTACCGCTGTCTTCTCACAGCCGGAGATCGGCACCGTTGGCCTTTCGGAAGAGGAGGCGGCCAAGCGCTACGGTGAGCTCGAAGTATACCGCGCCCAGTTCCGGCCGCTGAAAGCCACGCTTTCCGGTCGGCGCGAGCGGATGATCATGAAGTTGATCGTCGATTCTGCTAGCCGCAGGGTGGTGGGAGCCCACATCCTCGGGCATGATGCCGGCGAGATGGCGCAGCTGCTCGGCGTCACGCTGAAGGCCGGTTGCACCAAAGACGATTTCGACCGGACGATGGCACTGCACCCGACAGCGGCCGAAGAGCTCGTCACCATGTATGCGCCGAGCTACCGTATCCGTGACGGAAAGCGCCTTTGA
- a CDS encoding DUF2059 domain-containing protein: MVNIAGLGRFAAATIVLSGLAFGSAVNAQEVSEEQLKAARAAIDAIGATAQFDNILPGLAERLKAGLIQDSPNYQDAISSTVDAQALALAPRRGDLEKEAALTYAKTFTIDELKAIADFYNSDVGKKLLKDGPVASRETAKAADIWAQGISRDLERQSNAELSKVIKAPPPATDSPVAPAPATQQ; encoded by the coding sequence ATGGTGAACATTGCAGGTCTTGGCCGTTTTGCCGCTGCGACCATCGTTCTTTCCGGGCTTGCCTTCGGCTCCGCCGTCAACGCGCAGGAGGTCTCCGAGGAGCAGCTGAAGGCCGCGCGCGCGGCGATCGACGCCATCGGCGCTACTGCCCAGTTCGACAATATCCTGCCCGGTCTTGCCGAGCGCCTCAAGGCCGGCCTGATCCAGGATTCGCCGAACTACCAGGATGCCATTTCCTCGACGGTCGATGCGCAGGCGTTGGCGCTAGCGCCGCGTCGCGGCGATCTCGAGAAGGAAGCTGCGCTCACCTATGCGAAGACTTTCACCATCGACGAGCTGAAGGCGATCGCCGACTTCTACAATTCCGACGTCGGCAAGAAGCTGCTGAAGGACGGCCCGGTCGCCTCGCGCGAGACAGCGAAGGCCGCGGATATTTGGGCGCAGGGCATTTCTCGCGACCTGGAAAGGCAGAGTAACGCCGAGCTTTCCAAGGTCATCAAGGCGCCGCCGCCGGCAACCGACAGCCCGGTTGCTCCGGCTCCGGCCACCCAGCAGTAA
- a CDS encoding VWA domain-containing protein: MAILPPDFILDRSGNFGIMTALLMAPLLGAAGMAVDVAHALSLRTQLYAAADAAAVGSIAEKSGAVAAAMAMSGNGTISFGKTDAHNIFMSQMSGELSNIQVDLDIDVTKAANKLNSQVSFNATVPTTFMRVLGRESITISGRATAEYQTASFMDFYILLDNTPSMGVGATAKDVATMEKNTSDSCAFACHETQNSNNYYNLAKKLGVSMRIDVVRQATKELTQTAKTTRVSENQFRMGVYTFGTKAEDAKLTTISTPTDDLDKVRTYTDAVDLMTIPYQGYNNDQQTSFDNALTQMKDIITTPGDGSTSATPQKILFFVSDGVGDSEKPKGCTKKLTGKRCQEPIDTSFCQPLKDKGVRIAVLYTTYLPLPKNSWYNTWIKPFQSEIPTKMQACASPGLYFEVTPTEGIAEAMKALFLKVIRAPRITS, translated from the coding sequence ATGGCGATTCTTCCGCCCGACTTCATTCTGGACCGTTCGGGCAATTTCGGCATCATGACGGCATTGCTAATGGCGCCGCTCCTGGGTGCGGCCGGCATGGCGGTGGATGTGGCCCACGCACTGAGCCTGAGGACGCAACTCTATGCCGCTGCCGATGCCGCCGCCGTCGGTTCGATCGCCGAAAAATCCGGAGCGGTCGCTGCCGCGATGGCGATGAGCGGCAATGGTACGATTTCGTTCGGCAAAACTGATGCCCACAACATCTTCATGTCTCAAATGTCGGGTGAGCTGAGCAACATTCAGGTTGATCTCGACATCGATGTGACCAAGGCGGCCAACAAGCTGAACTCGCAAGTTTCCTTCAACGCGACTGTGCCGACCACCTTCATGCGCGTTCTCGGCCGTGAGTCGATCACTATTTCGGGCAGGGCGACAGCCGAATACCAGACCGCCTCGTTCATGGATTTCTATATCCTGCTCGACAATACGCCTTCAATGGGCGTCGGCGCCACCGCGAAGGACGTCGCTACAATGGAAAAGAACACTAGTGACAGCTGTGCCTTCGCCTGTCACGAAACGCAGAACAGCAACAATTACTACAATCTAGCCAAGAAACTCGGCGTCAGCATGCGCATCGACGTCGTGCGCCAGGCGACCAAGGAATTGACGCAGACCGCCAAGACGACGCGGGTTTCCGAAAACCAGTTCCGCATGGGCGTCTACACCTTCGGCACCAAGGCCGAAGACGCCAAGCTGACGACCATATCCACTCCGACGGACGATCTCGACAAGGTACGCACCTACACCGACGCCGTTGATCTGATGACCATTCCCTATCAGGGTTACAACAATGACCAACAGACGAGCTTCGACAACGCGCTGACGCAGATGAAAGACATCATCACGACGCCCGGCGATGGCAGCACCTCCGCGACACCGCAGAAAATCCTCTTCTTCGTTTCGGACGGCGTCGGCGACAGCGAGAAACCGAAGGGCTGCACAAAGAAGCTAACCGGCAAGCGCTGCCAGGAGCCGATCGACACTTCGTTCTGCCAGCCGCTGAAGGATAAAGGCGTTAGGATCGCGGTGCTCTACACCACCTATCTGCCGCTGCCGAAGAACAGTTGGTACAACACCTGGATCAAGCCCTTTCAGAGCGAGATCCCGACGAAGATGCAGGCATGCGCCTCACCCGGCCTCTACTTCGAGGTGACGCCGACCGAAGGTATCGCCGAAGCGATGAAGGCGCTCTTCCTCAAGGTCATCCGCGCGCCACGCATCACCAGTTAA
- the fumC gene encoding class II fumarate hydratase, translated as MTATRTETDTFGPIDVAADRYWGAQAERSLGNFKIGWEKQPLSIVRALGIVKQAAARANMSLGQLDPTLGKAIIDAAQEVIDGKLDEHFPLVVWQTGSGTQSNMNANEVISNRAIEMLGGVMGSKKPVHPNDHVNMSQSSNDTYPTAMHIACAERIAHHLLPALKHLHAALDMKVTEFSHIIKIGRTHTQDATPLTLGQEFSGYAAQVGSAIKRIEMTLPGLCELAQGGTAVGTGLNAPVGFAEKVAEEIADITGMPFVTAPNKFEALASHDSMVFSHGAINAAAAALFKIANDIRLLGSGPRAGLGELALPENEPGSSIMPGKVNPTQCEALTQVCIHIFGNHAALTFADSQGHFELNVYNPMMAYNFLQSVQLLADAAVSFTDNCVVGIEAREDNIKAGLERSLMLVTALAPKIGYDAAAKIAKTAHKNGTTLKEEALASGLVSAEDYDAIVRPETMIGPK; from the coding sequence ATGACCGCTACCCGCACCGAAACCGACACGTTTGGCCCAATTGACGTCGCCGCCGACCGATATTGGGGCGCCCAGGCCGAGCGTTCGCTTGGCAATTTCAAGATCGGCTGGGAAAAGCAGCCGCTGTCGATCGTCCGCGCTCTTGGCATCGTCAAGCAGGCCGCCGCCCGCGCCAACATGTCGCTCGGGCAGTTGGATCCCACACTCGGCAAGGCGATCATCGACGCCGCCCAGGAGGTGATCGACGGCAAGCTCGACGAGCACTTCCCGCTGGTCGTTTGGCAGACCGGCTCCGGCACGCAGTCGAACATGAACGCCAATGAAGTCATCTCCAATCGTGCGATAGAAATGCTCGGCGGCGTCATGGGTTCCAAGAAACCGGTGCACCCGAACGACCATGTCAATATGAGCCAGTCGTCCAACGACACCTATCCGACGGCGATGCACATCGCCTGCGCCGAACGGATCGCTCATCATCTGCTGCCGGCCCTCAAGCACCTGCACGCCGCCCTCGATATGAAGGTTACGGAATTTAGCCACATCATCAAGATCGGCCGCACCCACACCCAGGATGCGACACCGCTGACGCTCGGCCAGGAATTTTCCGGCTATGCCGCTCAGGTCGGCTCCGCCATAAAGCGCATCGAGATGACGCTGCCCGGTCTCTGCGAACTCGCCCAGGGCGGCACCGCAGTCGGGACTGGCCTCAATGCGCCGGTGGGCTTCGCCGAAAAGGTCGCTGAGGAGATCGCCGACATCACCGGCATGCCTTTCGTCACTGCGCCAAACAAGTTCGAGGCGCTTGCCTCGCATGACAGCATGGTCTTTTCACATGGCGCCATCAATGCGGCAGCTGCCGCCCTATTCAAGATCGCCAACGACATCCGCCTGCTCGGATCAGGCCCGCGCGCCGGCCTCGGCGAGCTGGCGCTACCGGAAAACGAACCCGGTTCTTCGATCATGCCGGGCAAGGTCAATCCGACCCAGTGCGAGGCGCTGACGCAGGTCTGCATCCACATTTTCGGCAATCACGCCGCACTGACCTTCGCCGACAGCCAGGGCCATTTCGAGCTCAACGTCTACAATCCGATGATGGCTTATAATTTCCTGCAGTCGGTGCAGCTCCTTGCCGACGCCGCCGTCTCCTTCACCGACAATTGCGTCGTCGGCATCGAGGCGCGCGAGGACAACATCAAGGCCGGTCTCGAACGCTCGCTGATGCTGGTCACCGCCCTCGCCCCGAAGATCGGCTACGACGCCGCCGCCAAGATCGCCAAGACGGCCCATAAGAACGGCACGACGCTGAAGGAAGAGGCGCTCGCCAGCGGTTTGGTCTCCGCCGAAGACTACGATGCGATCGTCCGCCCGGAAACGATGATCGGGCCGAAGTAG
- the rpiA gene encoding ribose-5-phosphate isomerase RpiA has product MDAREMKIKAAEAALAHVESGMRLGIGTGSTAEEFVRLLAEKVAGGFQVEGVPTSERTARLCVELGVPLKSLDELPALDLTVDGADEVDRALRLIKGGGGALLREKIVAAASQRMIVIADESKLVETLGAFALPIEVNPFGLVSTRIAIEKVATRLGLSGELNLRQSGDGEFTTDGGHHIIDASFGRIPDAEALSSELNSIPGVVEHGLFINMAALAIIAGPAGARTLQANR; this is encoded by the coding sequence ATGGATGCCCGCGAAATGAAGATCAAGGCCGCCGAGGCCGCGCTCGCTCACGTCGAAAGCGGGATGCGTCTTGGCATTGGCACAGGGAGTACCGCGGAAGAATTCGTCCGCCTGCTGGCGGAGAAGGTTGCGGGCGGCTTCCAGGTCGAAGGCGTTCCAACGTCCGAACGAACGGCGCGGCTCTGTGTCGAACTCGGTGTTCCGCTGAAGTCGCTTGACGAACTGCCGGCGCTTGATCTGACGGTTGACGGCGCCGACGAGGTCGATCGGGCGCTTAGGCTGATCAAGGGCGGCGGCGGCGCGCTGCTGCGCGAAAAGATCGTCGCCGCCGCTTCGCAGCGGATGATCGTTATCGCCGACGAGAGCAAGCTGGTCGAAACACTCGGCGCCTTCGCGCTGCCGATCGAGGTCAATCCCTTTGGTCTCGTCTCAACACGGATCGCCATCGAAAAGGTTGCGACGCGGCTCGGCCTTTCGGGCGAACTCAACCTGCGTCAGTCCGGTGACGGAGAGTTTACCACGGACGGCGGCCATCACATCATCGATGCATCTTTTGGCCGCATTCCTGATGCAGAGGCGCTTTCGAGCGAGCTGAATTCCATACCCGGCGTCGTCGAACACGGGCTCTTTATCAATATGGCGGCACTTGCGATCATTGCCGGTCCTGCGGGTGCGCGCACTCTGCAGGCAAACAGATAA